The sequence below is a genomic window from Streptomyces sp. NBC_00289.
GCGTCCGCACCGCACAGCCGACCGTCCGGATCGTCGTCCTCGCGGAGAAGGACGATCCGCGGCGGGCCGCGCTCGCGCTGCAGGCCGGGGCCTGCGGCTGGGTGGCAAAGGACTGCTCGCTGTCCCGGCTGCTCACCGTCATCCGGGGGGTCCTGCGCGACGAGACCCATCTGCCGCCGGCCCTGCTCACCGGGGTCCTGCGCGAGCTGACGGCGGCCCGCAAGCACCGCACCGACAGCGAACGGCTGGTGGAGTCGCTCACCCCGCGCGAGCGGGAGGTGCTGCGCTGCATGGTCGCGGGGCTGGGCCGAAAGGCGGTCGCGGAGCGGCTGTTCCTCTCGCCCCACACCGTCCGCACCCACATGCAGAACGTGCTGGGCAAGCTGGGCGTCCACTCCACCCTCGCCGCCGTCGCGCTCGCGCGCCGGGCCGGGGTGGGACCGGCCGACCTGGGGCCTGCCGGACGGGTCAGGCCGGAGGAGAGCAACAGCGCCTGACCGGCACCGGTGTGCTCCGCCGGGCGGCTGCCTAGCCG
It includes:
- a CDS encoding LuxR C-terminal-related transcriptional regulator, yielding MVRIRVLVVDDHRIFAESLAAALAAEPDVDVSAAGSGSAALRSLERAAAEGRRYDVLLVDADLGGNMPGLRPAVPVSEGNEEGLVDGISLVAGVRTAQPTVRIVVLAEKDDPRRAALALQAGACGWVAKDCSLSRLLTVIRGVLRDETHLPPALLTGVLRELTAARKHRTDSERLVESLTPREREVLRCMVAGLGRKAVAERLFLSPHTVRTHMQNVLGKLGVHSTLAAVALARRAGVGPADLGPAGRVRPEESNSA